In the Borrelia turicatae 91E135 genome, one interval contains:
- a CDS encoding phosphoglucomutase, with protein MLKRYILNMTNLSNAINEMILSHSGFRKIFAKSKNENSIEYEINDDDKILVALITLTISNYFKDKPKKYINVGSDSRATGNIISEIIIKTLILNNNSVKFFGILPIPEILAYTKENQNSKGFIYISASHNPTGYNGIKIGLNDGGVLNSNETKKIICQIRSNIENETLINNLITNLQKFNTNALHLKTYETIITSQARHKTQSYNSYKSLMQQIIYSDTHNQKNIDILKKTIKKEPIGIIGEMNGSSRINSIDREMIESLGIKLEFHNTEIGIFKHGMTPEGTSLNMCKQILEQKFKNDNSFKLGYVPDCDGDRGNLVAILKKEQASIITPQKIFALSVLSELSYLYHTGIKDNLAIVVNDATSLNIEKIASLFNTKVYRVEVGEANLTEMADLLRNKGLIVKILGEGSNGGNITYPSKVRDPLTTLFSIIKLLKIKNLYKIWCSISNNSYNEHYTLGDILKTINFYSNVEVSSEKAMLKIKVENQEILKTNYEKLLDKEFNNNNNTVLHKLPIHNYEIINYEGIKQNISRTGDSSGGLKVLFKNNKHEIIASLWFRGSKTEPIFRVLSEVISEHNDLLYPLLDFHIDLIHSANSLI; from the coding sequence ATGCTAAAAAGGTATATACTAAATATGACAAATCTAAGCAACGCTATTAATGAAATGATACTTTCTCATTCAGGATTTAGAAAGATATTTGCAAAATCAAAAAATGAAAATTCAATAGAATATGAAATCAATGATGACGACAAAATATTGGTTGCTCTTATAACCCTTACAATATCAAATTATTTTAAAGATAAACCAAAAAAATATATCAATGTTGGATCAGATTCAAGAGCAACTGGAAATATAATCTCAGAGATAATAATTAAGACCTTAATTTTAAACAATAACAGTGTAAAATTTTTTGGAATACTCCCAATACCAGAAATCTTAGCTTATACAAAAGAAAATCAAAATTCAAAAGGATTTATATACATTTCTGCCAGTCATAATCCTACAGGATATAATGGCATTAAAATTGGATTAAATGATGGGGGCGTGCTAAATTCAAATGAAACAAAGAAAATAATATGTCAGATCAGATCCAACATTGAAAATGAAACTTTAATAAACAATCTAATAACAAACTTACAAAAGTTTAATACCAATGCTCTGCACTTAAAAACATATGAAACAATTATCACTTCACAGGCTAGACATAAAACACAATCTTATAACTCATATAAATCATTAATGCAGCAAATAATATATTCAGATACACATAATCAAAAAAATATTGACATACTAAAAAAAACTATCAAAAAAGAACCTATAGGAATCATAGGTGAGATGAATGGTAGTTCTCGCATTAACTCAATTGATAGAGAAATGATTGAATCTTTGGGAATAAAATTGGAATTTCATAACACAGAAATTGGTATCTTTAAACATGGAATGACTCCTGAAGGGACATCTTTAAACATGTGCAAACAAATATTAGAACAAAAATTTAAGAATGACAATTCTTTCAAGTTAGGATATGTCCCTGATTGTGATGGAGACAGAGGCAATTTGGTCGCAATTTTAAAAAAAGAACAAGCAAGTATCATTACACCACAAAAAATATTTGCACTCTCAGTACTCTCAGAGCTTAGCTATCTTTACCATACAGGAATTAAAGACAATTTAGCTATCGTAGTTAATGATGCAACCTCACTAAACATTGAAAAAATAGCCTCGCTATTTAACACAAAAGTTTATAGAGTGGAGGTTGGTGAAGCCAACTTAACAGAAATGGCTGACCTTTTACGGAATAAAGGATTAATAGTAAAAATTTTAGGAGAAGGATCAAATGGGGGCAATATTACATACCCTTCAAAAGTAAGAGATCCATTAACAACTCTCTTTAGCATCATAAAATTGCTTAAAATCAAAAATCTTTACAAAATATGGTGCTCAATATCTAATAATTCATATAATGAACACTACACTCTTGGAGACATATTAAAGACAATCAATTTTTATAGCAATGTAGAAGTATCATCAGAAAAAGCCATGCTTAAAATAAAAGTAGAAAATCAAGAAATATTAAAAACCAACTACGAAAAATTATTAGACAAAGAATTCAACAACAACAATAATACCGTATTACACAAATTACCAATACATAATTATGAAATTATAAATTATGAGGGTATCAAACAAAACATCTCTAGAACAGGTGACTCATCAGGGGGGCTTAAAGTTTTATTTAAAAATAATAAACATGAAATAATTGCTAGTTTATGGTTCCGTGGCTCAAAAACAGAACCAATATTTAGAGTATTAAGTGAGGTCATATCTGAACATAATGATTTATTATATCCTCTCTTAGATTTTCATATAGATTTAATACACTCGGCTAACTCTTTAATCTAA
- the cdaA gene encoding diadenylate cyclase CdaA translates to MIDISSINQIKDIFSKVLDVSLISILVYYIYKNVINSYSVNLLKGMIIITSIGIVSYYFNLYTINWLLNYIANILPIAMLILFHQEIKKIIMQIGNFNLSFKLANNKEETTKTIVEIIKTIKHLSENKSGSLICIEKKIQLDQIINKGIRLDSIVSNEILISIFDYETPLHDGAVIISNNKIVYAGSFLPLSNVESISKTFGTRHRAGLGISENSDAITIITSEETGSISLTQNGKLEYNLSLNEIKKKLNLALIE, encoded by the coding sequence ATGATAGATATAAGTAGTATAAATCAAATAAAAGATATTTTCTCTAAAGTATTAGATGTAAGTTTAATCAGCATTTTAGTTTATTATATCTATAAAAATGTTATTAATTCTTATTCTGTAAATTTACTCAAAGGAATGATCATCATTACATCCATTGGTATCGTGTCTTATTATTTCAACTTATACACAATAAATTGGCTATTAAATTACATAGCAAACATATTGCCAATTGCAATGCTTATACTATTTCATCAAGAAATAAAAAAAATAATTATGCAAATTGGAAATTTTAATTTATCTTTTAAACTTGCAAACAACAAAGAAGAAACTACCAAAACTATTGTTGAGATAATAAAAACAATTAAGCATCTATCAGAAAATAAATCTGGTAGCTTAATCTGCATAGAAAAAAAAATACAATTAGATCAAATAATAAATAAAGGCATAAGATTAGATTCCATTGTATCTAATGAAATACTAATATCAATTTTTGATTATGAAACACCTTTACATGATGGAGCAGTCATAATTAGTAATAACAAAATAGTTTATGCTGGTTCTTTCCTACCACTATCTAATGTCGAATCTATCAGCAAAACCTTTGGAACAAGACACAGAGCAGGGCTTGGGATTTCTGAAAATTCAGATGCAATAACAATAATAACATCTGAAGAAACTGGTTCTATTTCACTCACACAAAACGGAAAATTAGAATATAATTTAAGCTTAAATGAAATCAAAAAAAAATTAAATCTTGCATTAATAGAATGA
- the acpS gene encoding holo-ACP synthase, which yields MTKSIGCDIIKVTRFNSFLQNRKKLERFFTQREIENSAMKGKGVLESLAGKFSAKESLIKALSPLINIKIKYSLKDIEIISLPKGNIIFQLHNDIKTLINQMNLKLYLTISHEREYAIAFVIVEN from the coding sequence ATGACGAAATCAATAGGATGTGATATAATAAAAGTTACAAGATTTAATAGTTTTTTACAAAATAGAAAAAAATTAGAAAGATTTTTTACACAAAGAGAAATTGAAAATTCAGCAATGAAAGGAAAAGGGGTTTTAGAAAGTCTAGCTGGTAAGTTTTCAGCAAAGGAATCATTAATCAAAGCGCTAAGCCCACTAATAAATATCAAAATAAAATATTCACTTAAAGATATTGAAATTATAAGCTTACCAAAAGGTAACATAATATTCCAATTACACAATGATATTAAAACTCTGATTAACCAAATGAATCTAAAATTATACTTGACAATTTCACATGAAAGGGAGTATGCTATTGCATTTGTAATAGTAGAGAATTAA
- a CDS encoding haloacid dehalogenase-like hydrolase, producing MGKKEKIIALIFDFDDTLIYGNMQQVLFDEYNVNASLFWDEVENLSITYNKNHCNIIANEMIYLSHFLTYVKEGIFKGLNNKILFELGSKLRFFEGVISLFKEIDEINRSLKKSDTVINIYIVSSGFRQMILGSSIAPYVTKVWACEFIDTYLMPFYQNLDNKFSENVVLSSVCYFVDHTIKTRVIFELNKGSYDKINKRIPKGRREIPFENMFYIADGFNDIPAFEILNNSLNHYKNTLTVYHGNDENAKRLVKEKRVGDLAEANYSKGTKLYNWIMEKIHLNI from the coding sequence ATGGGTAAAAAAGAAAAGATTATAGCTTTGATATTTGATTTTGATGACACTTTAATTTATGGTAATATGCAACAGGTACTTTTTGATGAGTATAATGTTAATGCTAGTTTATTTTGGGATGAAGTTGAAAATTTATCTATTACTTATAACAAAAATCATTGTAATATCATTGCTAATGAAATGATATATTTGTCACATTTTTTAACATATGTCAAGGAAGGTATTTTTAAAGGCTTAAATAATAAAATATTATTTGAATTGGGCTCAAAATTGAGATTTTTTGAAGGAGTTATTTCTTTGTTTAAAGAAATCGATGAAATAAATCGAAGTTTAAAGAAATCAGATACTGTGATAAATATTTATATTGTTTCAAGTGGTTTTAGACAGATGATTTTAGGCAGTAGTATTGCTCCTTATGTTACTAAGGTTTGGGCTTGTGAATTTATAGACACATACCTTATGCCTTTTTATCAGAATTTAGATAATAAGTTTTCAGAAAATGTTGTTTTAAGTAGCGTATGTTATTTCGTAGATCATACAATAAAAACCCGGGTAATTTTCGAGCTAAATAAGGGATCTTATGATAAAATTAATAAGAGGATTCCTAAAGGTAGAAGAGAGATTCCTTTTGAAAATATGTTTTATATTGCAGATGGTTTTAATGATATTCCAGCCTTTGAAATTTTGAATAACAGCTTAAATCATTATAAAAATACGTTGACGGTTTATCATGGAAATGATGAAAATGCTAAGAGGCTAGTTAAAGAGAAAAGAGTAGGGGATTTAGCCGAAGCTAATTATAGTAAGGGAACTAAGTTATATAATTGGATAATGGAAAAGATTCATTTAAATATATGA
- a CDS encoding UTP--glucose-1-phosphate uridylyltransferase — translation MYEVIDEIFSKKMLDMLNMHKLKTLSISVKNFPDESHGSILSLANNSVKLKFKKELVEHNLKKYIDDFTKFSVSSESNFYVFTGDDLERLGLLLYPYLSFGILNGGSATSYFDILKNNDFNEELYSLYADKILEARRLFGHLPKGITPAYVNRDGSYGFSFLALKMRHLLMLSNRYCELYGKSIKPSIFQMTSFKTYKPISNFLDNIFDDNLIKDLNSCGLQRADILTAIQPLVYCYNKLDDGQYEYFSYCTNGKRSFLALPAGHGQNFKVLRDIYFKLYNSGKKFVYIGNVDNIGFTVNLQTLAIMAITNSSSGFEFSVKTPLDTKGGVLVLDDDNHLTCVDIGSVISKEAVLKAECRGSRILFNCATGLFNLEYLIENMDRIISDMPIRIIEQDKEFGRYTAIEQITWEVMRIVDNPLIFEVNREDRFLPAKLFVDTLIMSNYMNDKFSGNISDIARYLNYALNNALKNKYDLVFRQGKWDV, via the coding sequence GTGTATGAAGTAATTGATGAAATTTTTTCTAAAAAAATGCTTGATATGCTTAATATGCACAAACTTAAAACTTTAAGCATATCTGTTAAGAATTTTCCTGATGAGAGTCATGGCAGTATTTTAAGTCTTGCTAATAATTCTGTTAAATTAAAGTTTAAAAAGGAACTTGTTGAACATAATTTAAAAAAATATATTGATGATTTTACAAAGTTTTCGGTTTCATCAGAAAGTAATTTTTATGTTTTTACCGGTGATGATCTGGAAAGACTAGGATTATTGCTTTATCCTTATCTCTCATTTGGTATTTTAAATGGGGGTTCTGCGACTAGTTATTTTGATATACTGAAAAATAACGATTTTAATGAGGAATTGTATTCTTTATATGCAGATAAAATACTTGAAGCTAGGAGGTTGTTTGGGCATTTGCCAAAGGGAATAACACCTGCATATGTTAATAGAGATGGTAGTTATGGATTTTCATTTTTAGCATTAAAAATGCGACATCTTTTAATGCTTTCTAATAGATATTGTGAGCTTTATGGTAAGAGTATTAAGCCTTCGATTTTTCAGATGACAAGTTTTAAGACTTATAAACCAATTTCTAATTTTTTAGATAATATTTTTGATGATAATTTGATTAAAGATTTGAATTCTTGTGGTTTGCAAAGGGCAGATATTTTGACAGCGATTCAGCCTTTGGTTTATTGTTATAATAAATTAGATGATGGTCAATATGAATATTTTAGCTATTGTACTAATGGCAAGAGATCTTTTTTGGCTTTACCTGCTGGTCATGGTCAAAATTTTAAAGTTTTAAGAGATATTTATTTTAAACTTTATAATTCTGGAAAAAAATTTGTGTATATTGGTAATGTTGATAATATTGGTTTTACTGTTAATTTACAGACTCTTGCCATAATGGCTATAACTAATAGTTCTTCTGGCTTTGAATTTAGTGTTAAAACCCCACTAGATACAAAGGGTGGGGTTTTAGTCTTGGATGATGATAATCATTTAACATGTGTTGATATTGGTAGTGTTATTTCTAAAGAAGCTGTACTTAAAGCTGAATGTAGAGGTTCTAGGATTTTATTTAATTGTGCCACAGGTCTTTTTAATTTAGAATATTTGATAGAAAATATGGATAGAATAATATCAGATATGCCTATAAGAATTATTGAACAGGATAAAGAGTTTGGTAGATATACTGCAATTGAGCAAATAACTTGGGAAGTTATGAGAATAGTAGATAATCCATTAATTTTTGAGGTCAATAGAGAAGATAGGTTTCTGCCCGCGAAATTATTTGTTGATACGCTTATTATGAGTAATTACATGAATGATAAATTTTCGGGCAATATTTCTGATATTGCTAGATATTTAAATTATGCTCTTAATAATGCATTGAAGAATAAATATGATTTGGTATTTAGGCAAGGTAAGTGGGATGTTTAG
- the trpS gene encoding tryptophan--tRNA ligase, which translates to MQRKVMLTGDRPTGSLHLGHYIGSIVNRLKYQEEYETYIIIADLHTLTTKPDLKSINEISVNVREMVLDYLACGINPEKVNIYLQSAIPELLELNLILSMIVMVNRLQRIPSIKDMSVAAGLSEVPYGLLGYPVLMSADILMTKANLVPVGRDNEAHIELTRELARKFNYLYGDFFPIPEAIFTDSQALVGIYGKAKMSKSLGNAIFLSDDEKSLRKKVMSMFTDPKRVRADIPGEVDGNPVFIYHDLFNSNVDELYEFKTRYRKGTIGDVEVKERLFEVLNQFLIPIRERRKFFEAKKGYIDEIIFEGTSKTRKVAIEVIKNAKNLMGISRTWNGVRRNVEKILKNNLSI; encoded by the coding sequence TTGCAGAGAAAAGTTATGCTTACAGGAGATAGACCTACAGGTTCTCTTCATTTAGGGCATTATATCGGGTCTATTGTTAATAGATTAAAGTATCAGGAGGAATATGAGACTTATATTATTATAGCGGATTTGCATACTCTTACTACAAAACCAGATTTAAAAAGCATTAATGAAATATCTGTTAATGTTAGAGAAATGGTTTTGGATTATCTGGCTTGTGGGATTAATCCTGAAAAAGTTAATATCTATTTGCAATCAGCTATACCTGAGCTTTTAGAGTTAAATTTAATATTGTCAATGATTGTAATGGTTAATCGTTTGCAAAGGATTCCTAGTATAAAGGACATGAGTGTTGCTGCTGGACTATCTGAGGTTCCTTATGGACTTTTGGGTTATCCTGTTCTTATGAGTGCGGATATTTTGATGACAAAGGCTAATTTAGTTCCAGTTGGACGTGATAATGAGGCTCATATTGAGCTTACAAGAGAACTTGCTAGGAAATTTAATTATCTTTATGGAGATTTTTTTCCAATTCCTGAAGCTATCTTTACAGATTCTCAGGCCCTTGTGGGAATTTATGGCAAGGCTAAGATGAGTAAAAGTCTTGGTAATGCGATATTTTTAAGTGATGATGAAAAATCATTGCGTAAGAAAGTTATGTCTATGTTTACAGATCCGAAAAGAGTGAGAGCAGATATACCAGGAGAAGTTGATGGTAATCCTGTTTTTATTTATCATGATCTTTTTAATAGTAATGTTGATGAGCTTTATGAGTTTAAAACTAGGTATAGGAAGGGTACAATTGGAGATGTTGAAGTTAAAGAGAGGCTTTTTGAGGTTTTAAATCAATTTTTAATACCAATTAGAGAGAGAAGAAAATTTTTTGAAGCTAAAAAGGGTTATATTGATGAAATAATATTTGAAGGTACAAGTAAAACCAGAAAAGTTGCAATAGAAGTTATAAAAAATGCTAAAAATTTAATGGGTATATCAAGGACGTGGAATGGGGTGAGGAGAAATGTAGAGAAAATTTTAAAGAATAATTTAAGTATATAG
- a CDS encoding AI-2E family transporter has protein sequence MSLELKPTDRLKFVKLQSVFYVIALIVMLIAILKIAQTIFKPLAIAVVLGFLVYPIYTFLKKLKIPRVLIVFVIFFVLFSFSYLVFSFVYYSVTVLIDQLPYYQKQLIFIMVDILEKYKLDSAIISTIDFSKYIYPFLTRISNEIIGFASSLVVLFLLLYFLLSEIHIFDIKVKNAFKQSVSSIFIEALSTINSQISKYLGIKLFVSCLTGFLVFIGLKLFGQDFPRVWAVLTFVFNFIPSIGSILAVFFIMIAALVQFYPNLNLVFYIFIYNTFVQMLIGNILEPKMQGHRLDLSPFLLLCFLFFWGWLWGIVGLLIAYPFTVIIKVIVDNIACLKPFSVFLSGSKILSVDNNKES, from the coding sequence ATGTCTTTAGAGCTAAAACCAACTGATAGGTTAAAGTTTGTTAAATTACAGTCTGTGTTTTATGTTATAGCTTTGATTGTAATGTTAATTGCTATTTTAAAAATAGCACAAACAATATTTAAACCTTTAGCTATTGCGGTGGTTCTTGGGTTTTTGGTATATCCCATTTATACTTTTCTTAAAAAACTAAAGATCCCAAGAGTTTTAATAGTTTTTGTAATTTTTTTTGTTCTTTTTTCATTTTCTTATTTGGTTTTTAGTTTTGTTTATTATAGTGTTACTGTCTTAATTGATCAATTACCTTATTATCAGAAGCAGTTGATTTTTATTATGGTAGATATTCTTGAAAAATATAAGTTAGATAGTGCTATTATTAGCACTATAGATTTTTCTAAATATATTTATCCTTTTTTAACTCGGATCTCTAATGAGATTATTGGATTTGCAAGCAGTTTGGTTGTGTTATTTTTATTGTTGTATTTTTTACTATCAGAAATACACATTTTTGATATAAAAGTTAAAAATGCTTTTAAACAATCTGTTTCGAGTATATTTATTGAGGCTTTAAGTACAATAAATAGTCAGATTAGTAAGTATCTGGGAATAAAGCTCTTTGTTAGTTGTCTTACAGGTTTTTTAGTGTTTATAGGTTTAAAGTTATTTGGACAAGATTTTCCTCGTGTATGGGCTGTGCTTACATTTGTTTTTAATTTTATTCCAAGTATAGGTTCAATTTTAGCAGTTTTTTTTATTATGATAGCTGCTTTAGTACAGTTTTATCCTAATTTAAATTTAGTTTTTTATATATTTATATATAATACATTTGTTCAAATGTTGATTGGGAATATTCTTGAGCCTAAGATGCAAGGACATAGGCTTGATCTTTCTCCTTTTTTGCTGCTTTGTTTTCTTTTCTTTTGGGGATGGCTTTGGGGCATTGTGGGACTTTTAATAGCCTATCCTTTTACAGTGATTATAAAAGTAATAGTAGATAATATAGCGTGTTTAAAACCTTTTTCTGTGTTTTTAAGTGGTTCAAAGATCTTAAGTGTTGATAATAATAAGGAGAGTTAA
- a CDS encoding CdaR family protein: MIITKKFMNIIKLLFEDWQNKAISILIAIIMFTTSYFHSIESITIEKKFNILLEDEVTLGKIPDFNKMLLTVKINKKDLKYLDLDRITLLVEANNIKEAGEYELPIKIKNFNPIPIVEYKLSKNKITLNLDKKISKLVKVEPKFKLLEKEGKGEYFIAKYNIVPEKLKIHGPEKVIKTINSIKTKIKEFDINTVFISEHLEVISPNPLITLEKNHVIVNITLGKKYIHTTIKNPNLIFNNLKNGLEIKNKEKILDPENEMFIKIRSGLSEKIIKMHIANKNINLNLDLSQIATPGIYNINTDIILKNNTHGIEVYEYEPKTIKIEVISTEQ, translated from the coding sequence ATGATTATAACTAAAAAATTTATGAATATAATAAAATTATTATTTGAAGATTGGCAAAATAAAGCTATTTCTATCCTAATAGCCATTATTATGTTCACGACATCTTACTTTCATAGTATAGAATCAATTACAATAGAAAAAAAATTTAATATTTTATTAGAAGATGAAGTTACATTAGGTAAAATACCTGATTTTAATAAAATGTTACTTACAGTCAAAATCAATAAAAAAGACTTAAAATATTTAGACCTTGACCGAATAACCTTATTAGTTGAAGCTAATAACATAAAAGAAGCCGGGGAATATGAACTGCCAATAAAGATCAAAAACTTTAATCCCATACCTATTGTTGAATATAAGCTTTCAAAAAATAAAATTACACTAAACCTTGATAAAAAAATCTCAAAATTAGTCAAAGTTGAACCCAAATTTAAATTACTTGAAAAAGAGGGTAAAGGAGAATATTTCATTGCCAAATATAATATAGTACCTGAAAAATTAAAAATACATGGCCCTGAAAAAGTAATCAAGACAATAAACTCAATCAAAACCAAAATAAAAGAATTCGATATAAATACTGTATTTATTTCAGAACATCTGGAAGTAATTTCTCCAAACCCACTAATAACGCTTGAGAAAAATCACGTAATAGTCAATATTACACTAGGTAAAAAATACATACATACAACAATCAAAAACCCCAATTTAATTTTCAATAACCTAAAAAATGGACTGGAAATAAAAAATAAAGAAAAAATCTTAGACCCAGAAAATGAGATGTTTATTAAGATAAGAAGCGGACTCTCAGAAAAGATAATTAAAATGCATATAGCTAACAAAAATATTAATCTTAATCTCGATTTAAGTCAAATTGCAACTCCTGGAATTTATAATATTAACACAGATATAATACTTAAAAATAACACTCATGGCATAGAAGTGTATGAATATGAACCCAAAACAATAAAGATTGAAGTAATCTCAACAGAGCAATAA
- a CDS encoding glycoside hydrolase family 3 N-terminal domain-containing protein — protein sequence MIWYLGKVSGMFRFVLFGLLLSSLVLLGSIPDIDYDYFENDKFDLVDIDKFLGRVNVKNILRERCFFIGIRNVANPSAVQALSKEELGKIREINPVGIILFRENFKDAQQTKELIEGIKRYLGSDILIAVDEEGGLVSRASENKKLGVYNFPAMESVGKTGDSQLAYKIGEILGKQLRRLGINVNMAPVADAKFVPNSPLGSRTFGYSSYNIGLMVEAFIDGIQREGVFAVVKHFPGLGGTKVDTHKDLALLPYSKNFLMVNNFIPFLFGKEAKFIMLGHVLVPKISGDVSSMSKDIVDIIRHNLNIFSIIMTDAYDMGAIVNNFSLGHAIRKSLNSGIDVVLIPEGFKKLNVEE from the coding sequence ATGATTTGGTATTTAGGCAAGGTAAGTGGGATGTTTAGATTTGTGTTGTTTGGCCTTTTATTGTCTAGTTTAGTTTTACTAGGCTCCATTCCTGATATAGATTATGATTATTTTGAAAATGATAAATTTGATCTTGTAGATATTGATAAATTTTTAGGAAGAGTTAATGTTAAGAACATTTTGAGGGAACGTTGTTTTTTTATTGGCATTAGGAATGTTGCTAATCCTAGTGCTGTGCAAGCACTAAGTAAAGAAGAACTTGGTAAAATAAGAGAGATAAATCCAGTAGGAATTATTTTATTTAGAGAAAATTTTAAGGATGCACAACAAACTAAAGAGTTGATTGAAGGGATAAAGAGATATCTTGGTTCTGACATATTGATTGCTGTTGATGAAGAAGGAGGACTAGTTAGTAGAGCTAGTGAGAATAAAAAATTGGGAGTTTATAATTTTCCTGCTATGGAATCTGTTGGAAAGACTGGAGATTCTCAGCTTGCATATAAGATTGGTGAAATTCTTGGGAAACAGCTTAGACGACTTGGTATCAATGTAAATATGGCACCTGTAGCAGATGCAAAATTTGTTCCAAATAGTCCCTTAGGTAGCAGAACTTTTGGGTATTCATCTTATAATATTGGTCTTATGGTAGAGGCATTTATTGATGGGATACAAAGGGAAGGTGTGTTTGCTGTGGTTAAACACTTTCCTGGACTTGGAGGCACAAAAGTAGATACCCATAAAGATTTGGCCTTATTACCTTATAGTAAAAATTTTTTAATGGTAAATAATTTTATACCATTTCTTTTTGGCAAGGAAGCAAAATTTATTATGCTTGGGCATGTACTTGTTCCTAAGATTTCCGGAGATGTAAGTAGTATGTCAAAAGATATTGTGGATATTATAAGACATAATCTGAATATCTTTAGTATTATCATGACAGATGCATATGATATGGGGGCAATTGTAAATAATTTTAGTTTGGGGCATGCGATTAGGAAATCATTAAATTCAGGTATTGATGTTGTGCTTATTCCAGAAGGGTTTAAGAAACTTAATGTAGAAGAATGA
- a CDS encoding DUF2225 domain-containing protein has product MKKISYLTKYEIECPLCKHKFRKEELLTGSSRLIAGELKVDLKREYIKNEKYGNIYPRIYSITVCPNCYLAAFPNEFNAIALINNNIKQILIIRTDERKEIKSIFEDNLNFNEPRRLQEGAASYILAIMCYEHLDKTHNPTFNQAKCAIRSAWIFEDLDKEYPNQNYNYLQKIFYHKAAYLYKLTIEKEQNNSEPINAEIVFGPDTDKNYGYDSVLYLSSLLEYFYGNKEDKQYRYNQLVDIKTLLSKITGMGKSSKEKPSILLDKIKEVYFKISNEIKTFK; this is encoded by the coding sequence ATGAAAAAAATATCATATTTGACAAAATACGAAATTGAATGTCCTTTATGCAAACACAAATTTAGGAAAGAAGAACTATTAACAGGAAGTAGCAGATTAATAGCTGGGGAGTTAAAAGTTGATTTAAAGAGAGAGTATATAAAAAATGAAAAATATGGCAACATTTATCCCAGGATATATTCAATAACAGTATGTCCCAATTGTTATCTGGCTGCTTTCCCAAATGAGTTCAATGCAATAGCACTTATTAACAACAACATAAAACAAATTCTAATTATCCGTACTGATGAACGTAAAGAAATAAAATCAATTTTCGAAGACAACCTAAATTTTAATGAACCAAGAAGACTTCAAGAAGGAGCTGCTAGTTATATCCTTGCCATAATGTGTTATGAACATCTGGACAAAACTCATAATCCAACTTTCAATCAAGCAAAATGTGCAATAAGATCGGCCTGGATCTTTGAAGATCTAGACAAAGAATATCCAAATCAAAACTATAACTATTTACAAAAAATATTTTATCATAAAGCAGCATATCTTTATAAATTAACAATCGAAAAAGAGCAAAATAATTCAGAACCAATTAACGCTGAAATAGTATTTGGTCCTGATACAGATAAAAATTATGGATATGACAGTGTTCTATACCTATCAAGTTTACTAGAATATTTTTATGGTAATAAAGAAGATAAACAATACAGATACAATCAATTAGTTGACATAAAAACTCTACTATCTAAAATAACCGGGATGGGAAAATCATCAAAAGAAAAGCCTTCAATACTTTTAGATAAAATAAAAGAAGTTTATTTTAAAATTTCAAACGAAATAAAAACTTTTAAATAA